The DNA sequence ATCAACGGCGAATACAGTGCGATCATCTGCTATGAGCAGCTCGCAAAGCTGGCTCCCACGGAGGATGCCAAAACACGCATTCTAGAAATCCGCCAGGATGAATTGAAGCATCTGCAGTTTTTTTCACAGGTTTATACACATCTGACCAGTCAAACGCATAAGCCTGTCCAAACGGAAACCTGCGCAAAGGAATATAAGTCAGGATTGGTTGCTTCATTTAAGGACGAACAGGAAACCGTCGACTTTTATTTAGGCATCTCCGACCGGGCACAGGATCCTTATCTTAAGGAACAGCTCCGCCGCATCGCCATGGATGAGCAGAATCATGCCGTCTGGTTCCTGTACTTGATGAACCAACAATGAGATCAAATAAAAAGAGGCCCCCTAAGGGAAGCCTCTTTTTTATCGCTCATGGTATGAAGCTATCAAAGAACTATGGAAGCAGTGTTACATATTTCCCGTACACAAATGCTGTTTTGCCTTCATAGACAACCTTCACCCAGCCGTAAGGCGCAGTGCCGGTCACTTCCAGAACCGTTCCTTTTGGAGCGGATGCCAGAACTTTGGCTTTGGAAGAAGCCCCTGTGCGTACATTCAGGTAATCAGCTGTGATCTTCGCCTGCTTCACAGCCGGAGCTGTCGGTGCAGGCTTAACAGGCTTTACAGGCTTTACAGGTTTTGTTGACTCGGTAGGAGCAGGCTTCTCCGCAGGTACGGTAGAAGGCTTTTCAACTTCAGGTTTTGCAGGAGTCTCCGGCTTTTCGGCTGGTGCCGGCTCGGTTACCTCCGGTTTAGCTGCTGCCTTTACCGCTTCATTCAGCTTGTGATACAGCTCACCTGTTGTTTTTACATCGGACAGAAGTGCAGCATCCACGCCCGCTTTTTCAGCCAGCTTGGTTACATCTTCTGCTTTTACCGGATCCAGAATATTAATGGAAGCGATGTTGGTATATTTGCCGTCTTCGGTCGTAGGAACCGTCAAAATACCGGCATTCATCAGGTCCACAACATCAGCACGTTCCTTGGAAGTTGTGTCCACACCAGTGATTTTCCAGTTGTCCTGGATTTTCGGCTCGTATTTGCCTTTCATAACATCCGTCAGGTAAGCAATCGCACGATTACGGATGGTTCCACCGGTTTCGCCAAAGGCGCTTTCCGCCTTGGATGTCCACAGCTTCTCGAACTTGCGGCCTTCCAATGCACCACCCTTAGCAAGCAGGGCATCCATACGGTAGGCGTTCATCCCAAGCGTCAGCGTGTCATTCATTTGAATGGGTGTTCCATCCATATTACGCAGATTGGTGATCCGGCTGCCATAAGGCTTGGACAGATCAATCTCGTATTTAACACCGCCAAAGAAATCATCGGTGCTGTATTTGGAGGATCTGCGTTTTTCGTCAAAGCTGACGGTTA is a window from the Paenibacillus sp. J23TS9 genome containing:
- a CDS encoding ferritin-like domain-containing protein, whose amino-acid sequence is MSPYGFYYRPAASPDTALAPDLIKSINGEYSAIICYEQLAKLAPTEDAKTRILEIRQDELKHLQFFSQVYTHLTSQTHKPVQTETCAKEYKSGLVASFKDEQETVDFYLGISDRAQDPYLKEQLRRIAMDEQNHAVWFLYLMNQQ